Proteins from a genomic interval of Capsicum annuum cultivar UCD-10X-F1 chromosome 4, UCD10Xv1.1, whole genome shotgun sequence:
- the LOC107867691 gene encoding uncharacterized protein LOC107867691 isoform X4, which yields MAAKPIADTIWRGSFMISRPEVNLNLIAHLSSKACTKVWLAAKDMAEVLYPELLPKRDVWPKSFKSSKVIDDNIAIYFFSVKGRDDQGFENLLYNLRHYDIALKALVGDSELLIFTSAHLPEKHHRFEGKLYLWGVFSGRQAPPQHLPDDCFIHNTRETQASNDVKDRSCKEFSNKKESSSASKSARKGRPLDDAWQHATPVDGKKQRTVCNYCGFISSSGGITYLKTHLGGGDPSGSLKGCPNVPPEVKRVMKEWLQGTIRGGKAPQIQEIRTDFEAPASKKSLRRGRPLDAAWDHATPVDAKRQRAVCKYCGFISSSGGITHLKTHLAGGDPKGPSKGCPNVPPEVKRVMAESLNRTVKVKAMQPEEIRRYMKAENDWSPPRSDDHSSNRHRIVVKNAPYSHLASGGNSVNDMTMSKQSETAHVDSYMEVMSSHNACKSNFLSKPSSRVGFI from the exons ATGGCTGCAAAACCAATTGCTGATACCATATGGCG GGGTAGTTTCATGATCTCTCGTCCGGAGGTGAATTTGAATCTTATAGCCCATCTATCAAGTAAAGCATGCACGAAAGTATGGCTGGCAGCTAAAGACATGGCGGAGGTGCTCTATCCTGAATTGCTACCCAAGCGTGATGTGTGGCCAAAGAGTTTTAAAAGTTCTAAAGTGATTGATGATAATATTGCcatttatttcttttcagttaAAGGCAG AGATGATCAAGGTTTCGAGAATCTTCTGTATAATTTAAGACACTACGACATTGCTTTAAAAGCCTTGGTTGGTGATTCTGAACTCCTGATTTTTACTTCTGCTCATCTGCCAGAAAAGCATCACA GATTTGAGGGTAAATTATATCTATGGGGCGTCTTCAGTGGAAGACAAGCTCCTCCTCAACACTTACCTGATGATTGTTTCATTCATAATACCCGGGAGACACAAGCTTCAAATGATGTGAAGGATAGAAGTTGCAAGGAATTCTCCAATAAGAAAGAATCTT CATCTGCCTCAAAATCAGCTAGAAAGGGAAGACCGCTTGATGACGCTTGGCAACATGCTACTCCAGTAGATGGGAAGAAGCAGAGGACAGTTTGCAATTATTGCGGATTTATCTCTTCCTCTGGAGGCATTACTTATCTTAAGACACATCTGGGTGGAGGTGATCCGTCGGGTTCGCTAAAGGGTTGTCCAAATGTGCCACCAGAAGTCAAAAGGGTGATGAAAGAATGGTTACAAGGAACTATAAGAGGGGGGAAGGCCCCACAAATACAGGAAATCAGGACTGACTTTGAAG CACCTGCATCAAAAAAATCACTTAGAAGGGGAAGGCCACTTGATGCTGCCTGGGACCATGCTACACCAGTTGATGCAAAGAGGCAGAGAGCTGTTTGCAAGTATTGCGGTTTCATATCTTCGTCTGGAGGAATTACGCATCTTAAGACGCATTTGGCTGGAGGTGATCCAAAAGGGCCCTCAAAAGGTTGTCCCAATGTGCCACCTGAAGTCAAAAGGGTAATGGCAGAATCACTCAACAGAACAGTGAAAGTGAAGGCCATGCAGCCAGAGGAGATCAGGAGGTACATGAAAG CGGAAAATGATTGGTCTCCTCCCCGGTCAGATGACCATTCGTCTAATCGACATAGAATTGTTGTCAAGAATGCTCCGTACTCACATTTAGCCAGTGGGGGGAATTCTGTAAATGATATGACCATGTCAAAGCAGTCAGAGACAGCACATGTCGATAGTTATATGGAAGTTATGAGTTCTCATAATGCTTGTAAGTCGAACTTTCTGAGCAAACCTTCGAGTCGAGTAGGTTTTATTTAA